The Microbacterium limosum genome contains a region encoding:
- a CDS encoding substrate-binding domain-containing protein, with amino-acid sequence MTSGFVRATIADVAAAAGVSRTTVSVALSGRGRVDPQTRERVRNVADALNYRPSVRAQRLRGGASRTIGLLTALPDEVVGRDSHLSFLFDLAMPLARTLLEMGYSTLLLPPVGDLAHLDSIDADAVVVIDPRESDPIITRFRERGMQVVAIGSVAGVDANGVVDRGDGDAEVAIGHLISRGARSIVLLSTAEQHSLAASLRRFVSERGHRLDARLRLVEISSASGERGGYEKTLELLAADPSIDAVYAPIDAFAVGASRAVQERGRRVPEDVMIITNYDGPRAQASSPPLTALDLNLTSIAEAAAELLIACVTDPRPEQRTIKVANPGLRARASTARATAERSGALLSGTLPSGM; translated from the coding sequence ATGACGAGCGGATTCGTACGGGCGACGATCGCCGACGTGGCGGCTGCGGCGGGAGTCTCCAGGACGACCGTGTCGGTTGCGCTGTCCGGCCGTGGCCGGGTCGATCCGCAGACGCGCGAACGCGTGAGGAATGTCGCGGATGCCCTGAACTATCGGCCCAGCGTTCGGGCGCAGCGGCTGCGAGGCGGCGCCTCGCGGACGATCGGTCTGCTGACTGCTCTTCCCGACGAGGTCGTCGGTCGCGATTCGCATCTGAGCTTCCTGTTCGACCTCGCAATGCCCCTCGCGCGGACGCTTCTGGAGATGGGCTATTCGACGCTTCTCCTGCCTCCCGTCGGGGATCTCGCGCACCTCGACTCGATCGACGCCGACGCGGTCGTCGTGATCGATCCGCGCGAGAGCGATCCGATCATCACGCGCTTCCGGGAGCGCGGCATGCAGGTGGTGGCCATCGGTTCGGTGGCGGGGGTCGACGCCAACGGCGTGGTCGATCGTGGAGACGGCGACGCCGAGGTCGCGATCGGTCACCTGATCTCGCGGGGTGCCCGGTCCATCGTCCTCCTGTCGACCGCCGAGCAGCACTCGCTCGCCGCGAGCCTGCGCCGATTCGTCTCCGAGCGCGGACACCGACTCGACGCCAGGCTCCGACTCGTCGAGATCTCCTCGGCATCGGGCGAGCGGGGCGGGTACGAGAAGACCCTCGAACTGCTCGCGGCCGATCCCTCGATCGACGCCGTGTACGCGCCCATCGACGCCTTCGCCGTCGGTGCGTCGCGGGCCGTGCAGGAGCGCGGGCGGCGAGTGCCGGAGGACGTCATGATCATCACGAACTACGACGGGCCGCGTGCTCAAGCCTCGTCGCCCCCGCTGACCGCACTCGACCTGAATCTGACATCGATCGCCGAGGCCGCGGCCGAGCTTCTGATCGCGTGCGTCACCGACCCGCGGCCGGAACAGCGCACGATCAAGGTCGCCAACCCCGGACTCCGCGCGAGGGCATCGACGGCACGAGCGACCGCCGAGAGGAGCGGCGCCCTGCTCTCCGGGACCCTTCCGTCGGGGATGTGA